GAGGCGCCCGAGGGACGCCGGCTGGCCGAACGCACCCTGAATCCCCGTCTGGGTGTGGTCGGCGGCATTTCCATCCTTGGCACCCGCGGCACGGTCAAGCCGTTCAGTCATGGATCATGGAAGGAGACCATCCGCCGTCAACTGGACGTGCTGGCCAATGCCGGCGGCGGGCATGTGGTCCTGAGCACCGGCGGACAGAGCGAACACCTCTGCCGCCTGGCGCTGCCGGCGCTGCCGGCGACGGCCTTTGTGCAGGCCGGGGATTTTGCGGCATTCGCCTTGCGGCAAGCCGCCCGCCATGGCATGCAGGGAGTGACGCTTGGCCTGTACTTCGGCAAATGCTGCAAACTGGCCCAGGGCATCGGCTTCACCCATGCCCGGGCCGGAGCGCTGGATCTGACGCCGCTGGTCCGCTGGGCGCAGACAGCCGGTTTGGACCGCGCCGCCGCCGCCCTGGCCCAGGCACGCACGGCCCGGCATGCTGTGGAATTGCTGACCCATGGGGACGCCGGCGGTTCGCCGTCCCAGGGGGAGGCGGCACTGCATCTGACAGCCCGCCGCGCCCTGGCCTGGGCCGAGCGCATGGCCGGCTGCACCCCGCAGGGCCGCCCCGTACCCGTGACCCTGCTGTTGTTCGACACCACCAACGCGCTGCGGCTGCAGCGTTCCAGTCAGGACGGTTAGATGCCCATCACCCTCGTTGGCCTCGGCCTTTCCCCGGACGCCCTGTCCGAACAGCATGAAGACGCCATCGACATGGCCCAGGTCCTGGTGGCCGGCAAGCGCCACCTGGCCCTGCACGCCAGCCATCCGGCCCAAAAGATCGAACTGACGGCGGATCTGGACGCCGCCTTCGCCGCCATCCGCGACGCCCTCAAGGCGCA
This sequence is a window from Megalodesulfovibrio gigas DSM 1382 = ATCC 19364. Protein-coding genes within it:
- the cbiD gene encoding cobalt-precorrin-5B (C(1))-methyltransferase CbiD, translating into MSRRPGSGGREGVTTGSCAAAAAKAAALALCLGERPDVVSISCPPTPHAHPGRLSIPLACIRQEGQAVRAEVLKNAGDDPDITHGCAIQAVVWIDPALPPGDVILDGGEGVGRVTLPGLPVPVGRAAINPAPLAQIHAAVQEVLARLPAPPGLQVRIEAPEGRRLAERTLNPRLGVVGGISILGTRGTVKPFSHGSWKETIRRQLDVLANAGGGHVVLSTGGQSEHLCRLALPALPATAFVQAGDFAAFALRQAARHGMQGVTLGLYFGKCCKLAQGIGFTHARAGALDLTPLVRWAQTAGLDRAAAALAQARTARHAVELLTHGDAGGSPSQGEAALHLTARRALAWAERMAGCTPQGRPVPVTLLLFDTTNALRLQRSSQDG